Within Xanthomonas oryzae pv. oryzae, the genomic segment GGAAGCGGTGCGCGGTCAGCAGCGGAACGAATACCAGCAGATTCTTCAGCCATTGATGCAGGCGCAACGCTTTCAGCCACGCACGGGCGCGCGGCGGAGCAGGCCAATGCGCATGCACAGTTGTCCGCTGCGCGGCCGCTTTCGCCAGGGCAGGGCCGTTGTTGACGACCCAGGCGCCACCGGCCTTGTCCCATACGTGCAAATCCACGCTGCCGTTGCCCGCGTAATCAAAGTTGCCCTGACCAAACGCCTCGACCAGCACATCCGCCTTGTTGCGACCAGACAGATTGCGCTTGCCATCACTGGCAATGACCTGCTCGAAGAAGCCTAGATGCTCTGCAATAGGGTGCACCAGAAGCTCGTCGGACGCCGTGCACAGCACACGCGGACGTTGCGTCGTGGTGCGCAACAGCTCTAGCACTTGGTGGTTGTAGGGCAAGGTGTCTGCAGGCAGGACGACGCGGGACGCAAGCTCCCGCTTTAGCGCGGCCTTACCACGCAGCAGCCACAACGGCAGCAAGAACAGGTACAGCGGGTTTCGTGCCAGCAACGCCAGCACCGACTCGTAGAGAATGTCCGAATTCAAAAGCGTGCCATCCAGATCCACGCACAAGGCGCGTCCCGAAACAACCGGACGGGTGGAGCTGCTGGTAGGGGCGGACATCGACTGCCTGGCGATCCAGTGCGGGGCGCCGATTATACCTGCCGATCACCGCGGGCTCTTGCGAATAGCGAGTTCTGCGGCAAGCAGAGACACAGCGCCTACGAGAATGGCGTACCAAAGCGTGACCAGTCGCACCGCGACGGCGACTGCAATGGCGTCTGCAGTAGAAATTCCGAGCCGATTGAGCATCAATACGATAGCCAATTCGGTCGTGCCAACGCCACCGGGGACGAACGACAGCGCGCCGATCAACATCGCAAGCGGATAAATACCGAACGCGACAATAAGACCCAGGTGCAAGCCCATGCCGACGCAAAGACTCACGAAAACTGCCGATGTCAGTCCACAGGCGATGAATCCGGCAAGCATGCTTTGCCCGAACGCTGGCAAATCCAGGCAACTACGCAGTTCCAAGGCTGCCGCAAGGCAAAAGTGAGCGAGATGTCGCAGCCAGCGGCCGGGAAGGCGCGCGGTGAAACCTGCCAAGTTGTCCAAGAAGGCTGGCCAGGCGGCCGCACCGAACAGCACACAGACAAATCCCAGCACGACTGCAGCTAGCGCGCCCAAGGTGGGAAATACCGATGCGGCCAGCAAAGACAGCGACAGGATGACCAGCAGGTCGGATGCGCGCTCGAAGACGAAGACACCCAACGTGCGCTCGGCCGGAATACCCATCCGCGCGAAGTAACGGATCCGCATCAGCTCGCCTGCCTTGCCGGGCGTAGCGGTCAGCGCGAAGCCTGCCAAATAGCCAGCCAGGCCAAGTCCCACTGGTACGTGATGTCCTTTGCGAACAAGCAGACATTGCCAGCGCCAATACCGAAACAGGTACGTCAACGAGACTGGCACGATTGCAAGCAGCATCAGGTGCCAGACGTCATTCAGCCGCGAAAACGTTCCGTTCCCGTTGTCCACCCAGACCAAGACGGCGACGTAACTGGCGCAGAGCACGACAACAAAGGCGGCCAGATAATCCAGACGGTGCCGCAATTTCGCGGCACCGTTGATGACAGGGGGCGAGGGTGAGTCCATTGCAGCAGATGGACCTCAGCCCAGCCCAGCCTCCAACTCCGGCAGCAGCGTAAACAAGTCCCCCACCAGCCCGATATCGGCAATCTCAAAGATCGGCGACTCCGGGTCCTTGTTGATCGCCACGATCGTGCCGGCGTCCTTGATGCCGGTCAGATGCTGTATGGCGCCACTGATGCCGATGGCCATGTACAGCTCAGGGGCGATGATCTTGCCGGTCTGGCCGACCTGCAGTTCGTTGGGCACGTAACCGGCATCGACCGCAGCGCGCGAGGCACCCACGGCAGCGCCAAGTTTGTCGGCCAGGCTGTAGATGTGCTTGAAGTTTTCTGCCGAACCCACCCCGCGGCCGCCGGAGACCACGCGTTTTGCGCTCTGCAGGTCGGGGCGATCGGAGCTGCCTGTGGCCAAGCCGACAAAACGGGTGTGGGTCGGTAGCGCAGCATCCACGGTGACTGACTCAACCGTCGCACTTCCACCGCCGACGGCTTCCGGCCACGAGGCGCTGCGCACCGTGGCGACCACGATCTGGTCTGCTGGCGCTTTGACGGTGATGATGGCGTTGCCTGCATAAATCGGGCGTTTGAAGGTGTACGCGTCTTCGACCGACATCAAATCGGAGATCTGGTTGACGCCCAGCAGCGCCGCCACGACCGGCATCAGGTCCTTGCCGAACGTGGTCGAGGGGCCGAACACATGTGTATAGCCCTGGCCAGCCAGCTGGACGATCTGCGGGCCCAGCACCTGGGCGATGGCGTGTTCGTTGGCGGCGTTGGCCACGGTCAGCACGCGGGCGACGCCGGCCAGCTGTGCGGCCTGCGCTGCAACGGCGGCCGGGTCGGCTGCCAGTACGACCACGTCGATGGACTCGGCAGAGATTGCCTGCGCGGCGCTCAGGGTCTTGGCGGTGGCCGCATTGAGCTGGCCGTTGAGATGTTCGGCAACAACGAGAACCTTGGCCATTACAGCAACCCCTTCTGCTTGAGTGCGGCCACCAGTTCGGCGGCGTCCTTGACCATCACGCCGCGGCTGCGTTTGGATGGCGCGGCGTAGTGGGTGGTGGTCAGGCTGTCATGCGCATCCACGCCGAGGTCGGCAAATGCCAGCGTTTCCAGCGGCTTGCTCTTGGCTTTCATGATGTCCGGCAGCTTGATGAAGCGCGGCTCGTTCAGGCGCAGATCGGTGGTGATCACCGCTGGCAGGTCCACTTCCAGCGTCTCCAGGCCCGCGTCGACCTCGCGCGTGACCGTGACCTTTCCATCGGCAACAGTGAGCTTGCCGGCGAAGGTGGCCTGTGGGCGGCCCCAGAGTGTGGCGAGCATCTGACCGGTCTGATTAGCGTCGTCGTCGATCGCCTGCTTGCCGAGGATGACCAGATCGGGCTGTTCCTTCTCGACCAGTTTGAGCAGCGCCCGCGCGGCGGTCAGCGGCTGAACAGCCGTGTCGGTCACCACATGGATCGCGCGATTGGCGCCCATGGCCAGGCCGTTGCGCAGGTGCGCAGCCGCATCGGCCGGCGCCAGGGTGGCGACCACCACCTCGGTGGCGGTCCCGGCATCGCGCAGGCGCAATGCTTCCTCCAGGGCGATTTCGTCGAACGGGTTGGGGGAGAGCTTGACGCCGTCGGTCACCACGCCGGAGCCATCCGGCTTGACCTGAATGCGGACGTTGTAGTCCACCACGCGCTTGTAGGCGACGAGGATTTTCATCGTGTACGAGATCCTTCAGCGATTGCGGGAAGGCCCGGCCG encodes:
- a CDS encoding electron transfer flavoprotein subunit beta/FixA family protein, with amino-acid sequence MKILVAYKRVVDYNVRIQVKPDGSGVVTDGVKLSPNPFDEIALEEALRLRDAGTATEVVVATLAPADAAAHLRNGLAMGANRAIHVVTDTAVQPLTAARALLKLVEKEQPDLVILGKQAIDDDANQTGQMLATLWGRPQATFAGKLTVADGKVTVTREVDAGLETLEVDLPAVITTDLRLNEPRFIKLPDIMKAKSKPLETLAFADLGVDAHDSLTTTHYAAPSKRSRGVMVKDAAELVAALKQKGLL
- a CDS encoding lysylphosphatidylglycerol synthase transmembrane domain-containing protein, with product MDSPSPPVINGAAKLRHRLDYLAAFVVVLCASYVAVLVWVDNGNGTFSRLNDVWHLMLLAIVPVSLTYLFRYWRWQCLLVRKGHHVPVGLGLAGYLAGFALTATPGKAGELMRIRYFARMGIPAERTLGVFVFERASDLLVILSLSLLAASVFPTLGALAAVVLGFVCVLFGAAAWPAFLDNLAGFTARLPGRWLRHLAHFCLAAALELRSCLDLPAFGQSMLAGFIACGLTSAVFVSLCVGMGLHLGLIVAFGIYPLAMLIGALSFVPGGVGTTELAIVLMLNRLGISTADAIAVAVAVRLVTLWYAILVGAVSLLAAELAIRKSPR
- a CDS encoding electron transfer flavoprotein subunit alpha/FixB family protein, producing MAKVLVVAEHLNGQLNAATAKTLSAAQAISAESIDVVVLAADPAAVAAQAAQLAGVARVLTVANAANEHAIAQVLGPQIVQLAGQGYTHVFGPSTTFGKDLMPVVAALLGVNQISDLMSVEDAYTFKRPIYAGNAIITVKAPADQIVVATVRSASWPEAVGGGSATVESVTVDAALPTHTRFVGLATGSSDRPDLQSAKRVVSGGRGVGSAENFKHIYSLADKLGAAVGASRAAVDAGYVPNELQVGQTGKIIAPELYMAIGISGAIQHLTGIKDAGTIVAINKDPESPIFEIADIGLVGDLFTLLPELEAGLG